In the Bacillus shivajii genome, one interval contains:
- a CDS encoding short-chain fatty acid transporter produces MKALTNASTKLMQRYLPDPFLFVIILTFVVFALGLLITPSTPLEMVTYWGDGFWDLLTFAMQMVLILVTGYVLASSPLFKGFLQKLAKLAKSPAQAIVIVTLVALAASWINWGFGLVIGALFAKELAKQIRNVDYRLLIASAYSGFIVWHGGFAGSIPLTIATEGHFTEDLIGVIPTSETIFAPFNLFIVIALFISVPILNRFMMNKDDVVVVDPKLLEDSPSEAQKEKANQTPAERLENSKVLSMVTGFMGLVFIAYYLSQNGFSLNLNIVNFIFLFLGILFHMTPRNFLNSVANAVKNAGGIIVQFPFYAGIMGMMVASGLAVEFSQWFVAISNEFTFPLFAFISAGIVNFFVPSGGGQWAVQAPIMLSAGAELGVDSAKTAMAVAWGDAWTNMIQPFWALPALAIAGLKARDIMGFCLFVLFLSSIVIGIGLLFF; encoded by the coding sequence ATGAAAGCGCTAACAAACGCATCGACGAAACTGATGCAGAGGTATTTGCCAGATCCATTTCTATTTGTCATTATTTTAACTTTTGTCGTTTTTGCTCTCGGTCTTCTGATAACGCCAAGTACTCCACTAGAAATGGTTACTTATTGGGGAGATGGTTTTTGGGATTTATTAACGTTTGCCATGCAGATGGTCCTCATTTTAGTCACTGGGTATGTATTAGCTTCAAGTCCACTATTTAAAGGATTTTTGCAGAAGTTAGCAAAGCTTGCCAAATCACCTGCTCAAGCCATTGTCATTGTAACGCTTGTCGCACTAGCAGCAAGTTGGATTAACTGGGGTTTTGGGTTAGTTATTGGAGCATTATTTGCTAAAGAGCTTGCAAAGCAAATTAGAAATGTTGATTACAGACTTCTCATTGCTAGTGCATATAGTGGGTTTATCGTATGGCACGGCGGGTTTGCTGGATCGATTCCATTGACAATTGCAACAGAGGGTCATTTTACTGAAGACTTGATAGGTGTCATTCCAACGAGTGAAACAATTTTTGCACCATTTAATTTATTTATCGTTATCGCTTTATTTATTTCAGTACCAATTTTAAATCGGTTCATGATGAATAAAGACGATGTTGTAGTAGTTGATCCGAAATTACTTGAAGATTCACCAAGTGAAGCGCAAAAGGAAAAAGCCAACCAGACACCGGCAGAGAGGTTGGAAAATAGTAAAGTGCTGTCGATGGTCACTGGTTTTATGGGGCTTGTTTTCATCGCCTACTATTTATCGCAAAATGGATTTAGTTTAAACTTAAATATTGTTAATTTCATATTCTTATTCTTAGGGATCCTTTTCCATATGACACCACGCAACTTCTTAAATAGTGTTGCAAATGCAGTAAAAAATGCTGGAGGCATTATCGTACAATTTCCATTTTACGCAGGTATTATGGGGATGATGGTAGCTTCAGGGCTTGCAGTCGAATTTTCACAATGGTTCGTAGCCATCTCAAATGAGTTTACGTTCCCATTATTTGCATTTATTAGTGCTGGGATAGTCAACTTCTTTGTTCCTTCTGGTGGCGGACAATGGGCAGTGCAAGCACCAATTATGCTTTCGGCTGGAGCTGAATTAGGGGTAGATTCAGCAAAAACAGCAATGGCTGTTGCTTGGGGAGATGCATGGACGAACATGATTCAACCATTTTGGGCATTACCAGCACTAGCAATAGCTGGGTTAAAAGCACGTGATATTATGGGATTCTGTTTGTTTGTTCTTTTCTTAAGTAGTATTGTAATTGGAATTGGTTTACTATTCTTTTAA
- a CDS encoding N-acetylmuramoyl-L-alanine amidase, producing MHFRSMSQINDVRNDLTTHPSRQYDTHSIEQISMITVHHSATSTGNAASFANYHVNHHGWPGIGYHFVILRNGEIEWAQSIGTTSYHTGGRNTGNIGICLVGSGQFTSVQMSRLKDLIIELRKDVNVPIHRVLGHSEHPNQSTACPGFNVAKLREELESIEGGQGGDRTVNLPSRTLRNGDSSSEVSLLQQALIDAGESLPQFGVDGQFGAETERAVRNFQKRHNLVVDGIAGPKTYQRLREVLTKKSDKIHKVQVGAFTHRENAEKLAKELRDTGYDIYIITE from the coding sequence ATGCACTTTCGATCAATGTCCCAAATAAATGATGTAAGAAATGACCTTACTACACATCCATCAAGACAGTATGATACACATTCAATCGAGCAAATATCGATGATTACTGTTCATCATAGTGCTACGTCAACAGGCAATGCTGCTTCTTTTGCAAACTATCATGTTAATCACCATGGCTGGCCGGGAATAGGTTATCATTTTGTCATTTTGCGAAATGGTGAAATTGAATGGGCTCAAAGCATTGGAACGACAAGTTACCATACAGGCGGAAGAAATACAGGGAATATTGGTATCTGTTTAGTCGGTAGTGGTCAGTTTACCTCTGTTCAAATGAGTCGTTTGAAAGATTTAATCATCGAGTTAAGGAAAGATGTGAATGTTCCTATCCATCGAGTGTTAGGTCACTCTGAGCACCCGAATCAATCAACAGCATGTCCAGGATTTAATGTGGCAAAACTTCGTGAAGAGTTGGAGAGTATTGAAGGTGGGCAAGGAGGGGATCGTACTGTGAATTTACCAAGTAGAACATTGAGAAACGGCGATTCAAGTTCAGAAGTAAGCCTGTTACAACAAGCGTTAATCGATGCAGGAGAATCACTCCCACAGTTTGGGGTAGATGGTCAGTTTGGTGCAGAAACAGAGCGTGCAGTTAGAAATTTTCAAAAACGCCATAATTTAGTTGTCGACGGGATTGCTGGTCCAAAAACTTATCAGCGTTTACGTGAAGTGCTTACAAAGAAATCAGATAAAATTCATAAAGTACAAGTCGGTGCATTTACACATCGAGAAAATGCAGAGAAATTAGCAAAGGAATTAAGAGATACAGGGTATGATATTTATATCATAACGGAATAA
- a CDS encoding DMT family transporter, with translation MNRELLFIHLAVLLFGFSGLFAALTSLSALAIVFGRVIFASLFLWLVLYVRKETIRLSDRKEMIPFIFIGGLLALHWWSFFHSIQLSSVAIGLITFATFPIFASFLEPIFFRESFQRKNLLFAAISLIGVLVIVPDYSVGSEATQGALWGLVSAITFALLSIVNRKYVQHRTSLQIGFYQNFFAMICLVPLITQMSFINTQMYDIFLLIVLGIVFTGCAHVLYIQGLTKVNVRTASIITTLEPVYGIIAAMLLIQQFPVPREWVGIIIIISLVLYVSWDKEKQKKKIIEEGKRSPI, from the coding sequence GTGAACCGTGAGCTATTATTTATACACTTAGCAGTTTTACTTTTTGGCTTTTCAGGACTTTTTGCTGCATTGACCTCATTATCAGCGCTTGCGATTGTATTTGGAAGAGTTATTTTTGCTTCTCTCTTTTTATGGTTAGTTCTTTACGTGCGAAAAGAAACGATAAGGCTCTCCGATAGGAAAGAGATGATTCCTTTTATATTTATTGGTGGGTTGTTAGCTCTCCATTGGTGGAGTTTTTTTCATTCAATTCAATTATCTTCGGTTGCGATTGGTTTAATAACATTTGCAACGTTTCCGATCTTTGCGAGTTTTCTCGAACCGATTTTTTTTCGTGAATCATTTCAAAGAAAGAACTTACTTTTTGCAGCGATCAGTTTGATTGGAGTACTCGTTATTGTTCCGGACTATAGTGTAGGTAGTGAAGCGACCCAGGGAGCGCTTTGGGGGCTCGTTTCAGCTATTACATTCGCGTTATTATCAATCGTTAATAGAAAGTACGTGCAACATAGAACCAGTTTACAAATAGGTTTTTATCAAAATTTCTTTGCTATGATATGTCTCGTACCTTTGATCACACAAATGTCTTTCATTAATACGCAAATGTATGACATCTTTCTATTAATTGTATTAGGTATTGTGTTTACAGGTTGTGCCCATGTTTTATATATCCAAGGGTTAACGAAGGTAAATGTGCGTACAGCAAGTATTATTACAACCCTTGAGCCAGTTTATGGAATTATTGCGGCAATGTTACTCATTCAACAGTTCCCAGTGCCGAGAGAGTGGGTTGGAATCATCATCATTATTTCTCTCGTATTATATGTTTCATGGGACAAAGAGAAGCAAAAGAAAAAAATAATTGAAGAAGGAAAAAGAAGTCCTATTTGA
- a CDS encoding manganese catalase family protein, giving the protein MITRIDRLQIELPKPKAPDANGAAAVQELLGGKYGEMSTLNNYMFQSFNFRRKKKFKPFYDLIASITAEEFGHVELVSNTINLMIEGTTFPGDPDITPMQNAKDKRNSHHFIASAQTALPADSMGNAWTGDNVFTSGNLVLDLLHNFFLECGARTHKMRVYEMTDNPVAREMIGYLLVRGGVHVVAYAKALEVATGADITKMVPIPSLENKHFETTRKFEAEGVHRKLYTWSARDYQDINKIWKGTHPEDGSPLEVIKGTPQGGPIPDLEEIPEEFAPGVTQEDFMEIAKRLQRSAGISDN; this is encoded by the coding sequence TTGATTACAAGAATTGATCGTCTGCAAATTGAATTGCCAAAACCGAAAGCGCCTGATGCAAATGGAGCTGCAGCCGTACAGGAGTTGTTAGGTGGAAAGTATGGAGAAATGTCTACTTTAAATAATTATATGTTTCAATCTTTTAACTTTAGAAGAAAAAAGAAATTCAAACCATTTTATGATCTGATAGCTAGTATTACTGCAGAAGAGTTTGGGCATGTTGAATTAGTTTCTAATACGATTAATTTAATGATTGAAGGAACGACATTCCCAGGAGATCCTGATATTACACCGATGCAAAATGCAAAAGATAAACGAAATAGTCATCATTTTATCGCGTCAGCACAAACGGCGTTACCTGCAGATTCAATGGGAAATGCATGGACAGGAGATAATGTCTTTACAAGCGGGAACTTAGTATTAGATTTACTTCATAACTTTTTCTTAGAGTGTGGGGCTAGAACACATAAAATGCGCGTATATGAAATGACGGATAATCCTGTTGCTAGAGAGATGATTGGGTATTTATTAGTAAGGGGAGGCGTGCACGTTGTTGCATACGCAAAAGCACTTGAAGTTGCTACAGGTGCAGATATCACGAAAATGGTCCCAATCCCAAGCTTAGAAAATAAACACTTTGAAACAACAAGAAAATTTGAAGCAGAAGGAGTTCACCGAAAGTTGTATACATGGAGTGCTAGAGACTACCAGGATATCAATAAAATATGGAAAGGAACACACCCCGAAGATGGTAGCCCACTAGAGGTTATAAAAGGTACACCTCAAGGAGGACCAATTCCAGACCTAGAGGAGATACCAGAAGAGTTTGCACCAGGAGTTACACAAGAGGACTTCATGGAAATTGCTAAACGTTTACAACGTTCAGCAGGCATTTCAGACAATTAA
- a CDS encoding PAS domain-containing sensor histidine kinase has product MVNDAQIDWRNEMASFVGEPPENEDFAKCLYLMMNQLSDGVMSIGDNWKITYMNDTAATLLKRNKETLIGKCIWDEYPEAIRTQSYHAYHRVWIEKIALEFEEFDPNTDSYYNIRAFPTNEGITIFFRDVTQHRNATKVIEQSYQSLFDGHSEAVCSLDLEGRLLSVNRAFINLFRTDEKILLGSKFTSFIPKEKLELAEKVFNLAKLGKPNAEEFHMTKHVGKPLTVLVSGIPIIVDSQIIGTYGIIKDITKERLNLEEVHRLYHMNQLIIESVGDGILGLDQKMNVLMWNEAAEKITGYKKEELSEEVLSSFLKTVSFKPLSDLSNEHRHEASLSKDTVVRKTGVTFFRKDGTPYIAEYILTPMISGGEVVGAVLTFRDITEKRKSEEMLHQSEKLSAVGQLAAGIAHEIRNPLTSLKGFLQLIELNSSGKKEYFDIMKSEFARIEQILNELLILSKPQTLKKEPTVIYELLYHTITLLNTQAIIKNIEIEFTSNTKEAKVLCAEHQIKQVFVNLIKNAIEAMEETGEIKVKLNQEKGFAIITVEDQGCGIPKEKLKKIGEPFFTTKEKGTGLGLMVTFQIIEEHGGEVQVDSKEGEGTKFTIRLPLYSV; this is encoded by the coding sequence GTGGTTAATGATGCACAAATAGACTGGCGCAATGAAATGGCTTCATTTGTAGGAGAACCCCCTGAGAATGAAGACTTTGCGAAATGTCTTTATTTAATGATGAATCAACTTTCTGATGGAGTAATGTCTATCGGTGATAATTGGAAAATCACTTATATGAATGATACTGCTGCTACTCTTTTAAAAAGAAATAAAGAGACGTTAATCGGTAAATGTATTTGGGATGAATACCCTGAAGCAATAAGAACACAATCTTACCATGCATATCATCGGGTATGGATTGAGAAGATTGCACTTGAATTTGAAGAATTCGATCCGAATACAGATTCTTATTATAATATTAGAGCATTTCCAACGAATGAAGGGATTACGATCTTCTTTAGAGATGTTACGCAACATCGTAATGCTACAAAAGTAATCGAGCAAAGCTATCAAAGTCTTTTTGATGGACATTCAGAAGCAGTGTGTTCATTAGACTTAGAAGGTAGGCTATTGTCAGTGAACCGAGCGTTTATTAATTTATTTCGAACCGACGAAAAAATTTTACTAGGTTCAAAATTTACATCATTTATTCCAAAAGAGAAGCTAGAGCTTGCTGAAAAAGTCTTCAATTTAGCAAAGTTAGGGAAACCCAATGCAGAAGAATTTCATATGACAAAGCATGTCGGCAAACCTTTAACGGTATTAGTGAGTGGCATCCCGATTATCGTTGATTCTCAAATCATTGGTACATATGGCATCATCAAAGACATTACGAAAGAACGATTAAATTTAGAAGAAGTTCATCGTCTATATCATATGAATCAGCTTATTATCGAGTCTGTAGGGGACGGTATTTTAGGTTTAGATCAAAAAATGAATGTTCTTATGTGGAATGAAGCCGCTGAAAAAATAACTGGATATAAGAAAGAAGAGTTGAGTGAGGAAGTTTTATCGAGTTTTTTAAAAACGGTTTCTTTTAAACCATTAAGTGACTTAAGTAATGAACATCGACATGAAGCTAGTTTGTCAAAAGATACCGTCGTTCGAAAAACGGGAGTTACTTTTTTTAGAAAAGACGGAACCCCATACATAGCCGAATATATTTTAACACCGATGATTTCAGGTGGTGAAGTAGTAGGGGCCGTATTAACGTTTCGTGATATCACTGAAAAAAGAAAGTCTGAAGAGATGCTTCATCAATCAGAGAAGCTATCGGCTGTCGGACAATTAGCAGCAGGGATTGCTCATGAAATTCGTAACCCGTTAACTTCGTTAAAAGGGTTTTTACAATTAATCGAATTAAACAGCAGTGGAAAAAAAGAATACTTTGATATTATGAAGTCTGAATTTGCGAGAATTGAACAGATTTTAAATGAATTACTTATTTTATCAAAGCCGCAAACGTTGAAAAAGGAACCAACGGTCATATATGAATTGCTTTACCATACAATCACTTTGTTAAATACTCAAGCAATTATAAAAAATATCGAAATTGAATTTACCAGTAATACAAAAGAAGCAAAAGTTCTCTGTGCTGAACACCAAATTAAACAAGTATTTGTAAACTTAATAAAAAATGCCATCGAAGCAATGGAAGAAACAGGGGAAATAAAGGTTAAGCTAAATCAAGAGAAAGGTTTTGCTATTATAACGGTAGAAGATCAAGGGTGTGGAATTCCTAAAGAAAAACTAAAAAAAATTGGTGAACCATTTTTCACTACGAAAGAAAAAGGGACGGGCTTAGGATTAATGGTTACTTTTCAAATTATTGAAGAGCATGGAGGAGAAGTTCAAGTAGATAGTAAAGAAGGGGAAGGGACGAAATTTACGATTCGTTTACCTTTATATTCTGTATAA
- a CDS encoding fatty acid desaturase family protein: protein MKDFHSFGWYASRISKKMPNYTLRPVPTRLLGGLAYAIVVISSFLAIGLLSLHPVVNLLLSVVIGFSFAGLGFLGHEILHGTVVRKRWLMNVLGAIAFWPLSTGPELWKKWHNLTHHVHTQDEEKDPDAWPTLEKISKMKAFRWVYRLPLFVRATASFASLTIQFTMHSLKCFFTYLKEFHPTKRPKVWIQAIAPWVTWIGLLFIMGFESWFFAFLLPLLIANFIVMAYISTNHRLNPLVPVNDPLANSLTVTVPKWVDVLHFNFSYHTEHHLFPAMSPKYYPIVKQHIKEMWPDRYHEMPMGKALIALWKTPRVYHGHHDLIDPQGGKVFGSLGFGLDPENIQEKTSSETKEQDKKRRTP, encoded by the coding sequence ATGAAAGATTTTCACTCATTTGGCTGGTATGCCTCTCGTATTTCAAAGAAAATGCCGAATTATACTTTACGTCCAGTTCCGACTAGACTATTGGGGGGATTAGCATATGCAATTGTTGTTATTAGTTCATTTTTAGCAATTGGTTTGCTCTCCCTTCATCCTGTCGTAAACTTGCTCCTATCAGTTGTTATTGGATTTAGTTTTGCTGGGCTTGGGTTTCTTGGTCATGAAATCCTTCACGGAACAGTTGTAAGAAAGCGTTGGTTAATGAATGTCCTTGGTGCTATTGCTTTTTGGCCATTAAGCACCGGACCAGAACTATGGAAAAAATGGCATAACTTAACACACCACGTACACACTCAAGATGAAGAAAAAGATCCGGATGCGTGGCCGACACTTGAGAAAATTTCAAAAATGAAAGCTTTTCGCTGGGTGTATCGTCTACCTCTTTTTGTTCGAGCAACTGCAAGCTTTGCATCTTTAACGATACAATTTACAATGCACTCGCTGAAATGTTTCTTTACGTATTTGAAAGAGTTTCACCCAACAAAGCGACCAAAGGTTTGGATACAAGCTATTGCTCCTTGGGTCACTTGGATTGGATTATTATTCATCATGGGCTTTGAAAGTTGGTTTTTTGCCTTTTTACTACCATTACTCATTGCAAACTTTATCGTAATGGCATATATTTCGACAAACCACCGTTTGAACCCATTAGTCCCAGTAAATGATCCGCTTGCAAATAGCTTGACTGTAACAGTCCCTAAGTGGGTCGATGTCTTACACTTTAATTTTTCTTATCATACGGAACATCATTTGTTCCCAGCGATGAGCCCTAAATATTACCCGATCGTGAAACAACACATTAAAGAAATGTGGCCAGATAGGTATCACGAAATGCCGATGGGAAAAGCACTTATTGCTTTATGGAAAACACCGAGAGTGTACCATGGTCATCATGACCTCATTGATCCTCAAGGCGGGAAAGTATTCGGATCACTTGGTTTTGGTTTAGATCCAGAGAATATTCAAGAAAAAACTTCATCTGAAACTAAGGAACAAGATAAAAAGCGCCGCACTCCATAA
- a CDS encoding class I SAM-dependent DNA methyltransferase translates to MIPDNLYKQTAKYYDYDPRNIVKEDLAFYEMMAEKFKGPILELACGTGRVLLHLVAKGYQMTGVDRSEAMLEVLNEKLAKRSLEQQKRANIVQGSMTDFTFHSPFPLIVIPFRSFQILEEEKDQRSCLQSVYSALDDHGRFILHIFRPKGVLDESWVYPERVQWEVFNSKTNERVIKTDKGVSIDVTKQRLVAEQVYKVTKDDGSYFELPQHISLTYYYEEQIRELLESEGFIIEEIRNGFDMNNPNEGHEMVVICKKKLSYID, encoded by the coding sequence ATGATCCCAGATAATTTATATAAACAAACAGCAAAGTATTATGACTATGACCCTCGTAATATTGTAAAAGAAGATCTCGCCTTTTACGAAATGATGGCTGAAAAGTTTAAGGGACCTATATTAGAACTAGCTTGTGGAACAGGACGTGTTCTCCTTCATTTGGTGGCTAAAGGTTATCAGATGACCGGAGTAGATAGGTCTGAAGCAATGCTCGAGGTTTTAAATGAAAAGTTAGCAAAACGCTCTCTCGAACAACAAAAAAGAGCTAACATTGTTCAAGGATCAATGACAGATTTTACATTTCACTCACCTTTTCCTTTAATCGTCATACCATTTCGTTCGTTTCAAATATTAGAAGAAGAAAAAGATCAAAGAAGTTGTTTACAATCTGTTTATAGTGCGCTCGATGACCATGGACGGTTTATTTTACATATCTTTCGTCCAAAAGGGGTACTTGATGAGTCGTGGGTATATCCAGAAAGAGTACAATGGGAGGTCTTTAATTCCAAAACAAATGAGCGTGTGATAAAAACAGATAAAGGTGTATCGATTGATGTTACAAAGCAACGACTTGTTGCTGAGCAAGTGTATAAAGTTACAAAGGATGACGGAAGTTATTTCGAATTGCCACAGCACATATCATTAACTTATTATTATGAAGAACAAATACGTGAATTGCTCGAGTCAGAAGGATTTATTATTGAAGAGATTAGAAATGGTTTCGACATGAACAACCCTAATGAGGGGCACGAAATGGTTGTTATTTGTAAGAAGAAATTGAGTTATATTGATTGA
- a CDS encoding DUF1028 domain-containing protein translates to MNRDPFVATFSIIGFDPETKEWGIAVQSKFLGVGAVVPWAKAEVGAVATQSFANTAFGPQGLELLEKGFTPEEVVEKLIENDEDRALRQFAIIDINGNSAAYTGENCYDWAGHRQGTYCTAQGNILVSEKTVDALVETFEQTSGTLSERLLEALDAAQSAGGDSRGKQSAALFVVQQEGGYGGYNDRKYDLRVDDHPEPIKEIKRLFDLHELYFSRPDENELLTIDGEVLENVQTVLKKEGMLSSVHKEYNEDVKQALKTYYMQENFEERWREDKKIDPQVLKYMTNKVKS, encoded by the coding sequence ATGAACCGTGATCCGTTCGTTGCAACGTTTTCTATTATCGGTTTTGATCCAGAAACGAAAGAATGGGGAATAGCTGTACAATCTAAGTTTTTAGGCGTAGGGGCAGTCGTACCTTGGGCAAAAGCTGAGGTAGGAGCAGTAGCAACTCAGTCGTTTGCTAATACTGCGTTTGGTCCACAGGGACTTGAGCTGTTGGAAAAAGGTTTTACCCCAGAAGAAGTAGTTGAGAAATTGATTGAAAATGATGAAGACCGTGCCTTAAGACAATTTGCGATTATTGATATAAATGGAAACAGTGCTGCTTATACTGGTGAAAACTGTTATGACTGGGCAGGACATCGTCAAGGTACATATTGCACAGCTCAAGGGAATATCTTAGTTAGTGAAAAAACTGTCGATGCACTTGTAGAAACATTTGAGCAAACGAGTGGAACGTTGTCAGAAAGGCTACTTGAAGCATTAGATGCCGCACAGTCTGCGGGTGGTGATTCTCGTGGAAAACAATCTGCTGCCCTTTTTGTTGTTCAACAAGAAGGGGGTTACGGAGGATACAATGATCGAAAATATGATCTTAGAGTAGATGACCACCCAGAACCAATTAAAGAGATAAAACGCTTATTTGATCTACACGAACTTTATTTTTCAAGGCCGGATGAAAATGAGTTGTTAACCATTGACGGAGAAGTTTTAGAAAACGTCCAAACGGTATTAAAAAAGGAAGGCATGTTATCTTCCGTCCATAAAGAATACAATGAAGATGTAAAACAAGCACTTAAAACCTATTATATGCAAGAGAACTTTGAAGAGCGTTGGAGAGAAGATAAGAAAATCGATCCGCAAGTCTTAAAATACATGACCAATAAAGTGAAGAGCTGA
- the lepB gene encoding signal peptidase I, whose translation MNNEEQAVHVERSINRGFWKKEMVGWIKTTIIIVIIVMVIRGFFFTNYIVYGQSMMPTINDGERIIVNKIGYEIHTPDRFDLIIFHATEDTDYIKRIIGLPGDHISFKDDTLYINGKSYEEEYLIQIKEDHHDGIFTNDFTLEEVTEYSTVPEGYVFVLGDNRQNSIDSRQIGLVKMDDIVGKANLAYWPIKGFRLF comes from the coding sequence ATGAATAATGAGGAACAAGCAGTGCATGTTGAGCGTTCGATAAATAGAGGTTTTTGGAAAAAAGAGATGGTAGGGTGGATTAAAACAACCATTATCATTGTCATCATTGTGATGGTTATTCGCGGTTTTTTCTTTACAAATTATATTGTTTATGGACAATCGATGATGCCGACAATCAATGATGGTGAACGAATTATTGTCAATAAAATAGGTTACGAGATTCATACCCCAGACAGATTCGATTTAATTATCTTCCATGCTACAGAAGATACAGACTATATTAAAAGGATTATCGGATTACCAGGAGATCATATTTCATTTAAGGATGATACCCTTTATATTAATGGAAAGTCGTATGAAGAGGAGTATTTAATACAAATCAAAGAAGATCATCATGACGGTATATTCACAAATGATTTTACTCTTGAAGAGGTAACTGAGTACAGTACTGTTCCCGAAGGGTACGTATTTGTATTAGGAGATAATCGTCAAAATAGTATAGACAGTCGTCAAATTGGACTGGTGAAAATGGATGATATTGTTGGAAAAGCGAATTTAGCTTATTGGCCCATAAAAGGTTTCCGGCTTTTTTGA
- the yhbH gene encoding sporulation protein YhbH, which produces MKSNAGKNYVVSQENWSLHRKGHQDQQRHQEKVQDAINKNLPDLVSEENIIMSNGGDVVKIPIRSLDEYKIRYNYDKNKHVGQGDGDSEIGDVVARDGTPDKGAGKGQGAGDQAGEDYYEAEVSLAELESILFKELELPNLQQKEEDNIVIEDIEFTDIRKKGLMGNIDKRQTILQALKRNAMAGKPGVSPIYNDDLRFKTWDDKVKPESKAVVLAMMDTSGSMGRWEKFMARSFFFWMTRFLRTKYETVDIEFIAHHTEAKIVPEEDFFMKGESGGTICSSVYRKALELIDSKYSPEQYNIYPFHFSDGDNLTSDNQRCLSLVKMLMERSSMFGYGEVNQYNRPSTLMSVYKNINDPRFRHYVLREKGDVYQSLKWFFRKEEDSLVH; this is translated from the coding sequence ATGAAGAGTAATGCAGGTAAGAATTATGTTGTCTCACAAGAGAACTGGTCCCTCCACCGAAAAGGACATCAAGATCAGCAGCGTCACCAAGAGAAAGTTCAAGATGCAATTAACAAGAATTTACCCGACCTAGTTAGTGAAGAGAATATTATTATGTCTAATGGGGGAGACGTCGTAAAAATCCCGATACGTTCATTAGATGAATACAAAATTCGTTACAATTATGATAAAAACAAACACGTTGGCCAAGGAGACGGGGACAGTGAAATTGGTGACGTTGTTGCAAGAGATGGCACTCCGGATAAAGGAGCCGGAAAAGGCCAAGGGGCTGGAGACCAAGCAGGTGAAGACTATTATGAAGCAGAAGTCTCATTAGCAGAGTTAGAGAGTATCTTATTTAAAGAATTAGAGTTACCGAACTTACAGCAAAAAGAAGAAGATAATATTGTCATTGAGGATATTGAATTTACAGATATTCGTAAAAAAGGTTTAATGGGTAATATTGATAAACGACAAACGATTTTACAAGCGTTAAAACGAAATGCGATGGCTGGGAAACCAGGAGTATCACCAATTTATAACGACGACCTAAGATTTAAAACGTGGGATGATAAGGTTAAGCCAGAATCTAAAGCGGTCGTTTTAGCAATGATGGATACGTCAGGGTCTATGGGACGTTGGGAAAAGTTTATGGCTAGAAGTTTCTTCTTTTGGATGACACGCTTTTTAAGAACAAAATACGAAACGGTCGATATTGAATTTATTGCGCACCATACAGAAGCAAAAATTGTTCCAGAAGAAGACTTCTTTATGAAGGGAGAGAGCGGGGGAACTATCTGTTCATCCGTTTATAGGAAAGCATTAGAATTAATTGATTCGAAATATTCTCCAGAGCAATATAACATTTATCCATTCCACTTTTCTGATGGTGATAATTTAACTTCTGATAACCAGCGCTGCTTATCATTAGTAAAGATGTTGATGGAACGATCAAGTATGTTTGGGTACGGTGAAGTGAATCAATATAATCGACCATCCACGCTAATGAGTGTTTATAAAAATATTAACGATCCACGATTTAGGCACTATGTGTTACGTGAAAAAGGTGATGTTTATCAGTCACTAAAATGGTTTTTCCGTAAAGAAGAGGATTCACTCGTTCATTAA
- a CDS encoding YbjQ family protein — MIIVNTETVPGMEIEKALGVVSGNVVLAKHIGKDIVGGLRGIVGGKMTEYEEMFRESREAAEKEMVQSAERLGADAIVNIRYSSSSIMSGSSEVLVYGTAVTLK; from the coding sequence ATGATTATCGTAAATACAGAAACAGTCCCTGGAATGGAAATTGAAAAAGCATTGGGCGTTGTGTCTGGGAATGTCGTGTTAGCTAAACACATTGGAAAAGATATTGTGGGTGGCTTACGAGGTATTGTTGGTGGAAAGATGACAGAATATGAAGAGATGTTTCGTGAGTCTAGAGAAGCTGCTGAAAAAGAGATGGTTCAAAGTGCCGAGAGATTAGGGGCAGATGCCATAGTAAATATACGATATTCTTCATCGTCCATTATGTCAGGTTCTTCTGAAGTATTAGTATATGGTACAGCTGTAACGCTAAAATAG